Proteins from a single region of Gemmatimonadota bacterium:
- a CDS encoding FAD:protein FMN transferase: MDRIWRWIFPILLIGCQDHLTTISGPTMGTTFQAKIVQKDQTLDADVLDREINVRLEEVNRQMSTYQDNSEITQFNRSPSTDWFAVSSDFAYVLHIAREISTWSDGAFDVTIGPLVNLWGFGPNAIPERVPSPDSINATKTLVGYEKIHIDLSAPAIKKERPEIYCDLSAIAKGFGVDRIASYLDSLGINHYFIEIGGELRTKGHNHLGQLWRIGIASPAGQGELQKALALNNMSMATSGDYHNYFERDSIRYSHTIAPRTGRPITHALASVTVLHKSCAYADGLATAINVMGPEKGFAFAEKRNLAVFMIVRQGDGFVEKMTSNFEALLK; encoded by the coding sequence ATGGACAGAATTTGGCGATGGATATTTCCGATCCTGTTAATCGGATGTCAGGATCATCTGACAACGATCTCCGGTCCTACGATGGGAACGACATTTCAGGCCAAGATCGTCCAAAAAGACCAAACTCTTGACGCGGATGTATTGGACCGAGAAATCAACGTGCGATTGGAAGAAGTCAATCGCCAGATGTCCACTTATCAGGACAACTCCGAAATCACCCAATTCAATCGCTCCCCTTCAACAGACTGGTTTGCAGTCTCATCGGACTTTGCTTATGTTTTACACATCGCTCGAGAAATCAGCACCTGGTCCGACGGCGCGTTTGACGTCACCATTGGGCCGCTGGTCAACCTGTGGGGATTTGGACCCAACGCCATCCCCGAGCGCGTACCATCGCCCGACTCAATTAACGCTACTAAAACACTGGTAGGCTATGAAAAAATTCACATTGACCTATCTGCCCCCGCCATAAAAAAAGAACGACCCGAAATCTATTGCGACCTATCCGCAATCGCCAAGGGATTTGGTGTAGATCGCATAGCGAGTTATCTGGACAGTTTGGGCATCAATCACTATTTTATCGAAATCGGCGGCGAACTGCGGACAAAGGGACACAACCACCTCGGACAACTCTGGCGAATTGGCATCGCGAGTCCCGCGGGACAGGGCGAACTACAAAAAGCACTCGCCCTGAACAACATGTCCATGGCGACATCGGGTGATTACCACAACTATTTTGAACGCGACAGCATACGATATTCCCACACCATTGCCCCGCGCACAGGACGGCCCATAACGCATGCCCTGGCCTCCGTAACAGTACTACACAAAAGCTGCGCCTACGCCGATGGATTGGCCACAGCGATCAACGTAATGGGACCGGAAAAGGGATTTGCATTTGCCGAAAAACGCAATCTCGCCGTATTTATGATTGTGCGACAAGGAGATGGATTCGTAGAAAAAATGACGTCTAATTTTGAGGCATTGCTCAAATAA
- a CDS encoding NADH:ubiquinone reductase (Na(+)-transporting) subunit D produces the protein MTAKEAKSLVWTPIFDDNPIGRQVLGVCSALAVTTKLETSIVMSLAVIFVITLSNISVSLIRNHIPSSVRIIVQMTIIASLVIIADQAIQAFAYNISKQLSIFVGLIITNCIIMGRAEGFAMKNPPTHSLLDGLGNGLGYSTILIVVGFFRELLGSGKLLGVDILPLVTEGGWYMPNGLMLLSPSAFFLIGFFIWVVRAWKPEQVEED, from the coding sequence TTGACGGCGAAAGAAGCCAAAAGCCTGGTATGGACGCCCATCTTTGATGACAACCCCATCGGGCGTCAGGTATTGGGAGTTTGTTCGGCACTCGCGGTGACCACAAAGCTGGAGACCTCAATCGTCATGTCTTTGGCGGTCATCTTTGTTATAACGCTCTCCAATATATCGGTAAGCCTGATCAGAAATCACATTCCATCCAGCGTGCGCATCATCGTTCAAATGACCATTATTGCCTCGCTTGTGATTATCGCCGACCAGGCTATTCAGGCATTTGCTTACAACATATCCAAGCAATTGTCGATCTTTGTCGGACTGATCATTACCAACTGCATCATCATGGGACGCGCCGAAGGATTTGCAATGAAAAATCCACCCACGCACAGCTTATTAGACGGCCTGGGAAATGGATTGGGTTACAGCACCATCTTAATTGTGGTGGGATTTTTCCGCGAACTTCTGGGATCGGGTAAACTTCTGGGCGTTGACATTTTGCCACTCGTCACCGAAGGCGGCTGGTACATGCCCAACGGCTTGATGTTATTATCGCCGAGTGCGTTTTTCTTAATCGGGTTCTTCATCTGGGTTGTGCGCGCGTGGAAACCCGAGCAAGTGGAAGAGGATTAA
- a CDS encoding cation:proton antiporter subunit C: MISVGLFNYWACMVLMMIGLYTAIARPNLIKKLIGLSIFQVSVFLLYITVGKVSGGTAPILEEGIEVYSNPLPHVLILTAIVVGIATLSLGLALVVRIGEAYDTIEEDEIIEQDRVND; encoded by the coding sequence ATGATCTCCGTAGGATTATTCAACTACTGGGCCTGTATGGTCTTGATGATGATTGGATTGTACACCGCTATTGCGCGCCCCAATCTCATCAAAAAATTGATTGGCCTGAGTATCTTCCAGGTTTCCGTTTTCTTGCTCTATATCACCGTGGGAAAAGTAAGCGGCGGCACTGCGCCCATTTTGGAAGAAGGTATTGAAGTGTATTCCAACCCATTGCCCCATGTACTCATCCTGACGGCAATTGTCGTGGGCATCGCAACCCTCTCCCTGGGTTTGGCACTCGTCGTGCGAATTGGGGAAGCTTATGATACAATTGAGGAAGATGAAATCATAGAACAGGACCGCGTGAATGATTGA
- a CDS encoding NADH:ubiquinone reductase (Na(+)-transporting) subunit B, with protein MKPLRDLLDKQAEHFEEGGKLEKLYPFYEAGDTFLYTPGEVTQADAHVRDGMDLKRMMITVVLSLQPCILFALYNTGLQASLAYQNIGAIGTGDWHVYLAQTLGLSFLPSDILSCFAIGAIYFVPVQLVTIAAGGICEAIFAVIRKHEINEGFLVTSTLFPLTMPPLIPLWQVGIGIIFGVVIGKEIFGGVGMNFLNPALTGRAFLYFAYPAQISGDAVWIAVDGYSQATPLAAYADTHIQLDYTWWESFIGLIPGSMGETSTLCCLLGAGVLILTRVGSWQIMAGVTIGMIVSALFFNWIGSTTNPLLNVSPAWHFVIGGFAFGTVFMATDPVSAAMTRQGKWVYGILIGVMTVLIRVTNPAYPEGIMLAILFANVFAPIIDRVFIDRNIKRRLARAE; from the coding sequence GTGAAGCCCCTACGCGATTTATTAGACAAACAGGCCGAACACTTCGAAGAAGGCGGCAAACTCGAAAAACTATATCCGTTTTACGAAGCCGGGGATACATTCCTTTACACCCCCGGCGAAGTCACCCAGGCAGATGCCCATGTGCGCGACGGCATGGACCTGAAGCGCATGATGATCACAGTCGTCCTTTCGCTACAACCCTGTATTTTATTTGCCCTGTACAACACGGGCTTGCAAGCGAGCCTGGCCTATCAAAACATCGGCGCAATCGGCACTGGCGATTGGCACGTCTATCTCGCCCAGACACTGGGCTTGTCTTTCCTGCCCTCCGACATACTCAGTTGTTTTGCAATAGGCGCCATTTATTTTGTACCCGTACAACTCGTAACCATAGCCGCGGGCGGCATCTGCGAAGCCATCTTCGCTGTCATTCGCAAACACGAGATCAACGAGGGATTTCTCGTCACCAGCACACTATTCCCCCTGACAATGCCGCCCCTGATACCCCTGTGGCAGGTAGGCATAGGCATCATCTTTGGCGTCGTCATAGGCAAAGAAATTTTCGGCGGCGTGGGAATGAACTTCTTAAACCCCGCGCTCACGGGCCGCGCATTTCTCTATTTTGCCTATCCCGCGCAAATCTCAGGCGATGCAGTCTGGATCGCCGTCGATGGATACAGCCAGGCAACGCCATTGGCGGCCTATGCCGACACCCACATCCAGTTGGACTACACCTGGTGGGAGTCCTTTATCGGTCTGATCCCGGGATCCATGGGAGAAACCTCAACCCTTTGTTGTCTATTGGGCGCAGGCGTCTTGATACTAACCCGCGTTGGCTCGTGGCAAATCATGGCCGGCGTAACCATCGGCATGATCGTATCTGCACTATTCTTCAACTGGATCGGCAGCACCACCAACCCGCTACTCAACGTATCTCCGGCCTGGCATTTCGTCATCGGCGGCTTTGCATTTGGTACCGTATTCATGGCAACTGATCCAGTCAGCGCGGCCATGACGCGCCAGGGCAAATGGGTCTATGGCATCTTAATAGGCGTCATGACAGTATTGATCCGAGTAACCAACCCGGCCTATCCCGAAGGCATCATGCTGGCCATATTATTCGCCAACGTATTCGCGCCCATCATCGACCGCGTCTTTATCGACCGCAATATCAAAAGGAGACTGGCCCGTGCAGAATGA
- a CDS encoding Na(+)/H(+) antiporter subunit B, with product MRHQSIPRVVGKWFIPPILLFALYVQFHGDFGPGGGFQAGVIFAAAVVLYTLIFGLQATKKIVKPRTIETLVALGVLLYAGTGLVSLFLGYNFLNYTALDPETASHGQHLGIFLVELGVGITVAAVMIAIFFSFAGRRRLR from the coding sequence ATGAGACATCAGAGTATTCCCCGCGTAGTGGGCAAGTGGTTCATTCCTCCGATTCTGTTATTCGCACTCTACGTGCAATTTCACGGCGACTTCGGACCCGGAGGAGGATTTCAAGCCGGTGTGATTTTTGCCGCAGCAGTGGTGCTCTACACGCTCATTTTTGGCTTGCAAGCCACAAAGAAAATTGTAAAACCCCGCACCATTGAAACGCTCGTCGCACTCGGCGTCTTGCTCTATGCGGGCACGGGATTGGTCTCCCTATTTCTCGGTTACAATTTCCTGAATTACACTGCTCTGGATCCGGAAACTGCATCGCACGGACAACATCTGGGCATCTTTCTGGTTGAACTCGGCGTGGGTATTACCGTGGCTGCCGTAATGATAGCCATCTTTTTTTCTTTTGCAGGTCGGAGGCGATTGCGATGA
- the nqrE gene encoding NADH:ubiquinone reductase (Na(+)-transporting) subunit E: MAEHYISLFVKAVFVENMALAFFLGMCTYLAVSKQVTTAVGLGIAVIVVQTITVPINNLIFTHVLTEGALAWAGLPNVDLTFLGLVTYIGVIAAMIQILEMVLDKYVPTLYNALGIFLPLITVNCAILGGSLLMVERDFNFSESVVFGLGSGTGWALAIVGLAGIREKMKYSNVPPALRGLGITFMTVGLMAMAFMLFSGIQL; encoded by the coding sequence ATGGCCGAACACTATATCAGCTTATTTGTCAAAGCCGTTTTTGTCGAAAATATGGCCCTCGCTTTCTTTTTGGGCATGTGTACATACCTCGCCGTCTCCAAACAGGTGACAACCGCTGTGGGCCTGGGCATTGCGGTGATCGTGGTGCAGACGATTACAGTGCCGATCAACAATCTCATTTTTACCCATGTCCTGACCGAAGGCGCGCTCGCCTGGGCGGGTTTGCCAAATGTGGATCTCACATTTTTGGGCCTGGTCACATATATCGGCGTCATCGCCGCGATGATTCAAATTCTGGAAATGGTACTGGACAAATACGTACCCACCCTGTACAACGCCCTGGGCATATTCTTACCCCTTATCACAGTGAACTGCGCCATCCTGGGCGGTTCATTGCTCATGGTCGAACGCGACTTTAACTTTTCAGAAAGCGTCGTCTTTGGGCTGGGCAGTGGCACGGGTTGGGCACTTGCCATTGTCGGGTTAGCAGGCATACGCGAAAAAATGAAATACAGCAACGTGCCACCTGCATTGCGCGGGCTGGGCATCACATTTATGACCGTGGGCTTGATGGCAATGGCATTTATGCTCTTTTCGGGGATTCAACTTTAG
- the nqrF gene encoding NADH:ubiquinone reductase (Na(+)-transporting) subunit F: protein MEDVRLILLGVGMFTTIVLMLVAVILIARSRLVASGQAHITINDDPDHSIAVPIGGKLLNTLADNRIFVSSACGGGGTCGQCKVTINDGGGDILSTELSHINRKEAREGCRLSCQVTVKGDMDIEVPAEVFSIKKWDCKVISNYNVATFIKELVLELPPGEDVGFRAGGFIQIECPPHTVDYRDFDIKAADGEDRFRGTWDHFNVWDNVSVVDEPVFRAYSMANYPEEKGIIMLNIRVASPPPGTTGIPPGKMSSWTFDLKPGDDVTISGPYGEFFAKETDAEMIFIGGGAGMAPMRSHIFDQFKRIETDRKVTFWYGARSLNEMFYVDDFDGLQRDFDNFTWHVALSDPMPEDNWTGLTGFIHQVLYDEYLKDHPAPEDCEYYICGPPLMLVACMDMLDDMGVEPENILFDDFGG from the coding sequence ATGGAAGACGTAAGGCTGATTTTACTCGGTGTAGGGATGTTTACCACCATTGTACTGATGCTGGTAGCGGTTATACTCATTGCCAGATCGCGATTGGTTGCCTCAGGACAGGCGCACATCACCATCAACGACGATCCCGACCACAGCATTGCTGTTCCCATAGGCGGCAAATTGCTCAACACATTGGCCGACAATAGAATTTTTGTATCCTCCGCATGTGGCGGAGGCGGCACCTGTGGACAGTGCAAAGTGACGATCAATGACGGGGGAGGCGATATCTTATCCACCGAACTATCGCACATCAACCGCAAAGAAGCGCGGGAAGGGTGTCGGCTTTCGTGCCAGGTCACGGTAAAGGGCGATATGGATATCGAAGTGCCCGCCGAAGTATTTAGCATCAAAAAGTGGGACTGCAAAGTAATCTCAAATTACAATGTCGCCACATTCATCAAAGAACTCGTTCTCGAACTACCCCCAGGGGAAGACGTCGGATTCCGAGCCGGTGGTTTTATTCAAATCGAATGCCCGCCCCACACCGTTGACTACCGCGACTTCGACATCAAAGCCGCCGACGGTGAAGACCGGTTTCGCGGCACCTGGGATCATTTCAACGTATGGGACAATGTCTCGGTAGTAGATGAACCCGTCTTCCGCGCGTACTCAATGGCGAATTATCCCGAAGAAAAAGGGATCATCATGCTCAACATCCGCGTGGCATCCCCGCCGCCGGGCACAACGGGCATTCCGCCGGGCAAAATGTCGTCGTGGACTTTTGATCTAAAACCCGGCGATGATGTAACCATCTCGGGACCTTACGGCGAGTTTTTCGCCAAAGAAACCGATGCCGAAATGATCTTCATCGGTGGCGGCGCAGGCATGGCACCCATGCGGTCGCACATCTTCGATCAATTCAAACGCATAGAAACAGACCGCAAGGTAACCTTCTGGTATGGCGCGCGCAGCCTGAATGAAATGTTCTACGTCGATGACTTCGACGGATTGCAGCGCGATTTCGACAACTTTACATGGCATGTGGCATTATCCGATCCCATGCCGGAAGACAATTGGACGGGCTTGACCGGGTTTATTCACCAGGTACTCTACGATGAATATTTGAAAGATCATCCAGCCCCTGAAGACTGTGAATATTATATCTGCGGTCCCCCGCTAATGTTAGTTGCATGTATGGATATGCTGGACGATATGGGTGTGGAACCCGAGAATATCTTATTCGACGACTTTGGCGGGTAA
- a CDS encoding DUF4040 domain-containing protein: MTEILDIALLSFMIVLAIAVSRMHNLFMAAMMLGIFSFLAAIVFTLLDAVDVAFTEAAVGAGVSTVLLLGTLSLTTREEKIAKKNNALALLVVFITGSALIYGTLDMPMFGDPNAPVHTHVADRYIEKSGEEMGIPNIVTSVLASYRGYDTLGEVAVIFTAGVGVILLLGHIRRKEDGQ; encoded by the coding sequence ATGACTGAAATACTGGACATCGCCCTGCTGTCTTTTATGATAGTACTCGCGATTGCGGTTTCCCGAATGCACAATTTGTTTATGGCCGCAATGATGCTGGGCATATTCAGCTTCCTCGCGGCTATCGTATTTACATTGCTCGACGCCGTCGATGTCGCATTTACCGAAGCGGCTGTCGGAGCCGGTGTGTCAACCGTGCTCCTCCTGGGCACATTATCATTGACGACGCGCGAAGAAAAAATTGCCAAAAAAAATAACGCATTGGCACTGCTCGTGGTGTTCATTACGGGTAGCGCGCTTATTTACGGCACACTGGACATGCCGATGTTCGGCGATCCCAATGCGCCCGTTCACACACACGTTGCCGATCGCTATATTGAAAAATCGGGAGAAGAAATGGGAATCCCCAATATTGTAACATCGGTATTGGCGAGCTACCGGGGATACGATACACTGGGTGAAGTAGCCGTGATTTTTACGGCTGGCGTCGGCGTAATATTGCTCCTGGGACATATCAGGCGCAAGGAGGACGGGCAATGA
- a CDS encoding Na+/H+ antiporter subunit E, which produces MRYIFFFVLSFALWLLLSGHYSFYHTLVLTMGILSCAFVVYLAGRLDIVDEEGIQINLARHLIVYIPWLVWAIIKANIDVAKRILNPRLPIAPRIVRVTGTQKTDLCRVIFANSITLTPGTVSLDLDEEDIVVHALTKEAADDVQSGDMDRRVTTALEQ; this is translated from the coding sequence ATGCGATACATCTTTTTTTTCGTTTTGTCATTTGCCCTCTGGCTGCTCTTGTCCGGACATTACTCATTTTATCACACACTCGTCCTCACCATGGGTATATTGTCCTGCGCTTTTGTCGTTTATCTGGCGGGGCGTCTGGATATTGTAGATGAAGAAGGGATCCAGATTAATCTCGCCCGACACCTGATTGTGTATATTCCGTGGCTGGTTTGGGCCATTATCAAAGCGAATATCGACGTGGCAAAACGCATTTTGAATCCCAGATTGCCCATTGCCCCGCGCATAGTGCGTGTAACGGGAACGCAAAAAACCGATCTCTGTCGCGTCATTTTTGCCAATTCAATAACCCTGACCCCCGGCACTGTATCACTCGACCTGGACGAAGAAGATATTGTGGTACATGCCCTGACAAAAGAAGCCGCTGACGATGTACAGAGCGGCGATATGGACCGCCGTGTGACGACGGCACTGGAGCAATGA
- a CDS encoding CBS domain-containing protein, translating into MIIQDILDQKGRRVIAIAPDRTLDVVLATLIQNSVGALVVQNRIGDLLGIITERDLMRVVYNGADLQAVRVEDVMTRDLVTSNPDSDIEYVMAEMTEGRFRHMPIVDEVGRLAGIVSIGDIVKAKLESAEEEVMIYKDFVTLDWRAS; encoded by the coding sequence ATGATCATTCAAGATATTCTCGACCAAAAAGGTCGCCGCGTGATTGCGATTGCCCCCGATCGCACATTGGATGTGGTGCTGGCTACGCTGATTCAAAATAGCGTGGGTGCGCTTGTCGTGCAGAATCGAATAGGAGATTTGCTCGGTATTATTACTGAGCGGGATCTGATGCGCGTGGTGTATAATGGCGCGGATTTGCAGGCTGTGCGCGTTGAAGATGTGATGACGCGCGATCTTGTGACAAGCAATCCGGATTCCGATATCGAATATGTGATGGCAGAGATGACAGAGGGGCGATTCCGGCACATGCCGATTGTTGATGAGGTAGGTCGTCTTGCTGGCATTGTGTCGATTGGCGATATTGTTAAAGCCAAGTTGGAATCTGCTGAGGAAGAAGTGATGATATACAAGGATTTTGTCACGCTGGATTGGCGGGCATCGTAA
- a CDS encoding Na(+)-translocating NADH-quinone reductase subunit C: MQNDSIQKTIFVAVALCLVCSLFVSLFAVSLHDIRKENKRLDKVKNILIAGGLYDPSVNVQSVYEKKVVPLLIELDTGQILNSEEYPDGIDVDTYDLKKMAADPTFGRSVDSDRDIANIRNRPKYIFVYKVMENDKLQRIILPIYGYGLWSTLYGFVSLGNDLQSIQGITFYEHGETPGLGGEVDNARWKGLWPGKQAFDDAGNVAISVIKGQVNPKSAKAKYQVDGLSGATITTRGLDSMLKYWLGNEGYGRFLDTLKQGGARG; this comes from the coding sequence GTGCAGAATGACAGCATCCAAAAAACGATCTTTGTTGCGGTGGCCCTTTGTCTGGTCTGTTCTCTTTTTGTCTCACTATTTGCGGTATCCTTACACGATATCCGGAAAGAAAACAAACGCCTTGACAAAGTAAAAAATATTCTGATTGCGGGTGGATTGTACGACCCCTCGGTCAATGTCCAGTCCGTTTACGAAAAAAAGGTCGTACCACTGCTCATTGAACTGGACACGGGGCAGATCTTGAACAGCGAAGAATATCCCGATGGCATCGACGTAGATACTTATGACCTGAAAAAAATGGCCGCCGACCCCACTTTTGGGCGTTCTGTTGACTCTGATAGAGACATTGCAAATATTCGCAACCGTCCGAAATACATCTTCGTCTATAAAGTGATGGAAAACGACAAATTGCAGCGCATTATCTTGCCCATCTACGGCTATGGCCTCTGGTCCACGCTCTACGGCTTTGTATCTCTGGGCAATGATCTGCAAAGCATTCAGGGCATCACATTTTACGAACACGGTGAAACCCCGGGACTGGGTGGCGAAGTGGATAACGCCAGATGGAAGGGATTATGGCCAGGCAAACAGGCATTTGACGATGCAGGCAATGTCGCTATCTCCGTAATCAAAGGCCAGGTCAATCCCAAAAGTGCAAAAGCAAAATACCAGGTCGATGGTCTATCGGGAGCGACCATCACCACACGGGGATTAGACAGTATGCTCAAGTACTGGTTGGGCAACGAAGGATACGGTCGATTTTTAGACACACTAAAACAAGGAGGTGCTCGTGGCTGA
- the mnhG gene encoding monovalent cation/H(+) antiporter subunit G, which produces MTILDILSWICLIPGCILCMIGGLGLLRLPDFYSRMHGGGITDTLGAGLVLIGLMFQGGLTTVTVKLVMILVILLITSPTSTHAVGKAAFTSGLKPFLSDPDNKGKNEHD; this is translated from the coding sequence ATGACGATTCTCGATATATTGAGCTGGATTTGCCTTATCCCGGGATGTATTCTATGCATGATAGGCGGCCTGGGCCTGTTGCGCTTACCCGATTTTTACAGCCGCATGCACGGCGGTGGCATTACCGACACACTGGGGGCGGGCCTCGTTCTCATAGGATTGATGTTTCAGGGCGGCCTGACAACGGTCACAGTAAAACTGGTGATGATTCTGGTGATATTACTCATCACCAGTCCCACATCGACCCACGCGGTAGGCAAAGCGGCATTTACGTCGGGCCTCAAGCCTTTTTTAAGCGACCCCGACAACAAAGGGAAAAATGAGCATGACTGA
- a CDS encoding monovalent cation/H+ antiporter complex subunit F translates to MFIAAMIGIVVTMALALCRALLGPTVYDRILSVNMFGTKTVLFIAVLGFLTDRPDFLDLALIYVLINFIGTLAVLKFVTYNDLGADPEEQNRTQKP, encoded by the coding sequence ATGTTTATTGCGGCAATGATCGGCATAGTGGTCACCATGGCATTGGCACTTTGCCGCGCCCTATTGGGGCCAACTGTGTACGATCGCATCCTATCGGTAAATATGTTTGGCACCAAAACCGTATTATTTATTGCCGTACTCGGATTTTTAACTGACCGACCCGATTTTCTGGATCTCGCCCTGATTTATGTATTGATCAACTTTATCGGCACATTGGCCGTTCTAAAATTTGTGACCTATAATGATCTTGGTGCCGATCCCGAAGAACAAAACAGGACCCAAAAACCATGA
- a CDS encoding monovalent cation/H+ antiporter subunit D family protein, whose amino-acid sequence MDMHLPILLIVVPLVSAPLCVLLRQKTLVWAFASFVCLASLGIASMLLIRVLEEGVISYAIGGWIAPWGIEYRVDTINAYVLLLVSIIAAVLMFFAQPSVVDEVSGKQHYLFYTAYLLCLTGLMGITITGDAFNVFVFLEISSLSSYTLIAMGRDRRALTASYQYLLMGTLGATFIVIGIGLMYMMTGTLNMFDLSGRLPAMFETRTAMVAFAFLTVGMLIKLAMFPLHMWLPNAYCYAPSLVTAFLAATATKVSIYVFLRFTFTVWGAEFVFEKLNLDIFLIPLSLIGIYVASLSAIYQTNIKRLLAYSSVAQIGYIMLGIGFVSITGLTGGIVHLFNHALMKAALFLAVGCVVLRLGSSNLADWKGLGRRMPITMAAFVLAGLSLIGVPLTVGFISKWYLILAALEAGWWPVALLALLSSLLAVVYVWRVVEVAYFQKADDDSNIKEAPLMMQISMWILTGATLYFGIQTDLTVNIAQRAAELLLGVTP is encoded by the coding sequence ATTGATATGCATCTGCCCATATTGTTGATCGTCGTACCCCTTGTATCGGCCCCCTTATGTGTGTTATTGCGGCAAAAAACGCTGGTGTGGGCTTTTGCATCTTTCGTGTGTTTGGCCTCTTTGGGCATAGCATCTATGCTACTCATCCGCGTGCTCGAAGAAGGCGTGATCTCGTATGCAATAGGCGGATGGATTGCCCCCTGGGGCATTGAATACCGCGTCGATACGATCAACGCTTATGTGCTGCTGCTGGTTTCGATCATCGCCGCCGTGCTGATGTTTTTTGCACAGCCGAGCGTGGTGGATGAAGTCTCCGGTAAGCAGCATTATTTGTTTTATACAGCTTATTTGCTATGCCTCACCGGATTGATGGGCATTACAATCACGGGCGACGCGTTTAACGTCTTTGTATTTCTGGAAATATCATCGCTATCGTCCTATACCCTCATCGCCATGGGACGCGATCGGCGTGCACTGACTGCATCTTATCAATACCTCCTCATGGGCACACTGGGAGCCACGTTTATTGTCATCGGCATCGGTCTGATGTACATGATGACCGGCACGCTGAATATGTTTGATCTCTCCGGGCGATTGCCCGCCATGTTCGAAACCCGCACAGCAATGGTCGCATTCGCCTTCTTAACCGTAGGCATGTTAATCAAACTGGCGATGTTCCCGTTGCACATGTGGTTGCCCAACGCCTATTGTTACGCCCCCTCTTTAGTCACGGCTTTTCTGGCTGCAACAGCGACAAAAGTATCCATCTACGTATTTCTGAGATTCACATTTACCGTATGGGGTGCCGAATTTGTATTTGAAAAACTCAACCTCGACATCTTTTTAATTCCCCTATCCCTCATCGGGATTTACGTGGCATCCCTATCCGCCATATACCAGACCAATATAAAGCGGTTATTGGCTTATTCAAGCGTGGCGCAAATCGGGTACATAATGCTGGGCATCGGCTTTGTTTCCATAACCGGATTGACCGGCGGGATTGTTCACCTGTTTAATCACGCCCTGATGAAAGCCGCCCTATTTTTGGCCGTGGGCTGCGTGGTATTGCGCCTCGGATCATCTAACCTCGCTGACTGGAAGGGCCTTGGGCGACGCATGCCCATAACAATGGCGGCTTTTGTGCTGGCAGGTCTGAGCTTGATTGGCGTGCCGTTAACAGTGGGCTTTATCAGCAAATGGTATTTGATCCTTGCCGCGCTGGAAGCCGGATGGTGGCCCGTAGCACTGCTGGCCCTGCTCAGTTCTCTACTCGCCGTAGTATATGTGTGGCGCGTCGTTGAAGTGGCCTATTTTCAGAAAGCCGATGATGATTCCAATATAAAGGAAGCACCGTTAATGATGCAGATCTCCATGTGGATTTTGACGGGAGCGACATTGTATTTTGGTATTCAAACGGACTTAACCGTCAACATAGCACAACGCGCCGCCGAATTATTACTGGGGGTAACGCCGTGA